The following proteins come from a genomic window of Pectobacterium actinidiae:
- a CDS encoding YshB family small membrane protein: protein MLDSLISVATHGAEIGSAASHSPQAAIAAVLCAALINFFS, encoded by the coding sequence ATGCTGGACTCATTGATTTCCGTTGCAACACACGGCGCTGAAATTGGCTCCGCGGCAAGCCATTCGCCGCAGGCTGCTATTGCCGCCGTTTTGTGTGCCGCACTGATTAACTTCTTTAGTTGA
- the glnG gene encoding nitrogen regulation protein NR(I) codes for MQRGIVWIVDDDSSIRWVLERALAGAGLTCATFENGNQVLHALATQTPDVLLSDIRMPGMDGLALLQQIKQRHPMLPVIIMTAHSDLDAAVSAYQQGAFDYLPKPFDIDEAVALVERAISHYLEQQQPVRNQPINGPTTDIIGEAPAMQDVFRIIGRLSRSSISVLINGESGTGKELVAHALHRHSPRTKAPFIALNMAAIPKDLIESELFGHEKGAFTGANQIRQGRFEQADGGTLFLDEIGDMPLDVQTRLLRVLADGQFYRVGGYAAVKVDVRIIAATHQNLEQRVQEGKFREDLFHRLNVIRVHLPPLRERREDIPRLARYFLQATAKELGVEPKNLHPEAETALTRLPWPGNVRQLENTCRWLTVMAAGQEVLIQDLPPELFETTAPDSTVHILPDSWATLLAQWADRALRSGHQNLLAEAQPEMERTLLTTALRHTQGHKQEAARLLGWGRNTLTRKLKELGME; via the coding sequence ATGCAACGAGGGATAGTCTGGATTGTCGATGACGATAGCTCCATCCGTTGGGTGCTTGAGCGCGCACTTGCTGGTGCGGGTTTAACCTGCGCAACGTTTGAGAACGGAAATCAGGTACTGCATGCGCTGGCGACACAAACGCCTGATGTTCTGCTGTCCGACATCCGTATGCCAGGGATGGATGGATTAGCGCTCTTACAGCAAATCAAACAACGCCACCCCATGCTCCCGGTCATCATTATGACGGCACATTCCGATTTGGATGCCGCCGTTAGCGCTTATCAACAGGGTGCGTTCGACTATTTGCCGAAGCCATTCGATATTGATGAAGCGGTTGCGCTGGTTGAGCGTGCGATCAGCCATTATCTGGAACAGCAGCAGCCGGTACGTAACCAACCGATCAACGGTCCAACAACGGATATTATCGGTGAAGCCCCTGCAATGCAGGATGTCTTTCGCATCATCGGTCGCCTGTCTCGCTCGTCGATCAGCGTACTGATTAATGGCGAATCAGGAACCGGTAAAGAGTTGGTAGCACACGCGCTGCATCGCCACAGTCCGCGTACCAAAGCCCCTTTTATCGCTCTGAATATGGCTGCCATTCCCAAAGATCTGATCGAATCAGAGCTGTTCGGCCATGAAAAAGGCGCGTTTACGGGTGCGAACCAGATTCGTCAGGGCCGCTTTGAGCAAGCCGATGGCGGTACGCTGTTTCTGGATGAGATCGGCGATATGCCGCTAGACGTACAAACACGTCTATTGCGCGTATTGGCAGACGGACAGTTTTATCGCGTTGGCGGCTATGCGGCAGTGAAAGTGGATGTCCGCATTATCGCGGCAACGCACCAAAATCTTGAACAACGCGTGCAGGAAGGCAAGTTCCGTGAGGATCTGTTCCACCGCCTGAATGTGATCCGCGTCCATCTGCCGCCGCTGCGTGAACGTCGGGAAGATATCCCCCGCCTGGCGCGTTATTTCTTGCAGGCGACGGCCAAAGAACTGGGCGTCGAGCCGAAGAATTTGCACCCAGAAGCGGAAACCGCGCTAACCCGTTTACCGTGGCCTGGCAACGTGCGTCAATTGGAAAACACCTGTCGCTGGTTGACCGTCATGGCCGCGGGTCAGGAAGTACTCATTCAGGATCTGCCGCCTGAACTGTTCGAGACCACTGCACCGGATTCCACCGTGCATATTCTGCCGGACAGCTGGGCTACGCTGTTGGCACAATGGGCCGATCGCGCGCTGCGTTCCGGGCATCAAAACCTGCTAGCGGAAGCACAGCCGGAAATGGAAAGAACGCTGCTTACGACAGCATTGCGGCATACGCAGGGGCATAAACAGGAAGCGGCAAGGTTGCTGGGATGGGGCAGAAATACCCTGACGCGTAAATTAAAAGAGCTGGGAATGGAGTAG
- the yihI gene encoding Der GTPase-activating protein YihI translates to MNRPVKGAADKAGKPKVKRKTREELEREARERKKDKKHRGNASGSRTQEKASTDQRSGQRKVADPRIGSKKPVQLGVLDSAVAKPKSKPKPSEPVEKVVAAKPTMSPEEELEMLENDTRLDALLDRLDSGETLSAKDQSWVDETLDRIDILMEELGIELGDDDEEEQQEDMLQLLKRNNPKDAF, encoded by the coding sequence ATGAACCGACCTGTCAAAGGGGCTGCCGATAAGGCAGGGAAACCCAAAGTAAAAAGAAAAACTCGCGAAGAACTCGAGCGCGAAGCGCGTGAGCGGAAGAAAGATAAAAAGCATCGTGGCAACGCGTCGGGTAGCCGAACTCAGGAAAAAGCGTCCACCGATCAGCGTTCTGGTCAGCGTAAAGTCGCCGATCCGCGTATCGGCAGCAAAAAGCCTGTACAGCTTGGTGTGTTAGATAGCGCTGTGGCTAAACCGAAGTCTAAGCCGAAGCCTTCTGAGCCTGTGGAGAAAGTCGTTGCTGCCAAGCCGACCATGTCACCGGAAGAAGAGCTGGAAATGTTAGAAAACGATACGCGTCTGGATGCCTTGTTGGATCGTCTGGATAGCGGCGAGACGTTGAGCGCCAAAGATCAGTCATGGGTTGATGAAACGCTGGATCGTATCGACATACTGATGGAAGAGCTTGGAATCGAGCTGGGTGATGATGACGAAGAAGAGCAGCAGGAAGATATGTTGCAGCTTTTGAAACGTAATAACCCGAAAGACGCGTTCTAA
- the hemN gene encoding oxygen-independent coproporphyrinogen III oxidase, producing the protein MSIPSVDWDLALIQKYNYSGPRYTSYPTALEFSEVYDEPAFQHAITRYPQRPLSLYIHIPFCHRLCYFCGCNKLVTRQQHKADEYLDVLELEIRQRAPLFAGRTVTQLHWGGGTPTYLNKVQISRLMSLLRELFSFSDQAELSLEVDPREIELDVLDHLRAEGFNRLSMGVQDFNKDVQKLVNREQDEDFIFALIERAKALGFTSTNIDLIYGLPKQTPESFAFTLQRVAELSPHRLSVFNYAHLPSLFAAQRKIKEADLPSAEQKLDILQQTIGSLTQSGYQFIGMDHFARPDDELAVAQREGKLHRNFQGYTTQGDSDLLGMGVSAISMIGDSYAQNQKELKQYYAQVKDKGNGLWRGLQLTRDDCLRRDVIKTLICNFQLSYAPIEAEYAIDFKTYFEQDLALLAPLVADGLVDRQEDGLVVTPKGRLLIRNVCMCFDVYLRNKLRTQQFSRVI; encoded by the coding sequence ATGTCGATACCGTCCGTTGACTGGGATCTGGCCCTGATTCAAAAATATAACTATTCTGGGCCGCGTTATACGTCTTATCCCACAGCGTTAGAATTCAGTGAAGTTTACGATGAGCCTGCGTTTCAGCATGCCATCACACGTTATCCTCAGCGACCGCTGTCGCTATATATCCACATCCCTTTTTGCCATCGGCTGTGCTATTTCTGCGGCTGTAATAAGCTGGTTACACGTCAGCAGCATAAAGCGGATGAATACCTTGATGTGTTGGAGCTGGAAATTCGCCAGCGTGCGCCGCTATTCGCTGGACGAACGGTGACGCAATTGCATTGGGGCGGCGGTACACCAACCTACCTGAATAAAGTACAAATCAGCCGGCTGATGTCGCTGCTGCGCGAGCTGTTCTCTTTTTCCGATCAGGCTGAGCTATCGCTTGAAGTCGATCCGCGAGAAATTGAGCTGGATGTTCTCGATCATCTGCGGGCCGAAGGGTTCAATCGCCTTAGCATGGGTGTGCAGGATTTTAATAAAGACGTGCAGAAGCTGGTCAATCGTGAGCAGGATGAAGACTTTATTTTTGCCCTTATTGAGCGAGCAAAGGCGCTTGGCTTTACCTCAACCAATATCGATTTGATTTACGGCCTGCCGAAACAAACGCCGGAAAGCTTTGCCTTTACGCTACAGCGCGTTGCGGAATTAAGCCCGCACCGGCTTAGCGTCTTTAACTATGCGCATTTACCCAGCCTGTTCGCCGCGCAGCGTAAGATTAAAGAAGCGGATTTACCGAGCGCGGAGCAAAAGCTGGATATTCTGCAACAGACGATTGGGTCGCTGACGCAATCGGGCTATCAGTTTATCGGTATGGATCACTTTGCCCGCCCGGACGACGAACTGGCGGTGGCACAGCGTGAAGGGAAGTTGCATCGCAATTTCCAGGGCTATACGACGCAGGGCGATAGCGATCTTCTCGGTATGGGCGTTTCGGCGATTAGTATGATCGGTGATAGTTATGCTCAAAACCAGAAAGAGCTGAAGCAGTATTATGCGCAGGTCAAAGATAAAGGAAATGGCCTGTGGCGCGGGTTACAGCTGACGCGTGATGACTGCCTGCGCCGCGATGTGATTAAGACGCTCATTTGTAATTTCCAACTCAGCTATGCGCCCATTGAAGCGGAATATGCTATCGATTTTAAAACCTACTTTGAGCAGGATTTAGCGCTGCTGGCTCCACTGGTGGCCGATGGGCTGGTCGATCGTCAGGAAGACGGGCTGGTAGTGACGCCGAAAGGGCGTTTGCTGATCCGCAATGTCTGTATGTGCTTTGATGTCTATCTACGTAACAAACTCAGAACACAGCAATTTTCCCGCGTGATTTAA
- the yihA gene encoding ribosome biogenesis GTP-binding protein YihA/YsxC, with product MTQQYNYHMTRFIISAPDIRHLATDSGIEVAFAGRSNAGKSSALNTLTNQKNLARTSKTPGRTQLINLFQVADGVRLVDLPGYGYAEVPEQMKIKWQRALGEYLQKRNSLKGLVVLMDIRHPLKDLDQQMIQWAVDVELPVLVLLTKADKLASGARKTQLNRVREAVLPFMGDIQVEAFSSLKKLGVDKLQQKLDNWFSTLPHAEEEQAAE from the coding sequence GTGACCCAGCAATATAACTACCACATGACGCGTTTTATCATCAGCGCCCCGGATATTCGCCATCTGGCAACAGATAGCGGTATTGAAGTGGCCTTTGCTGGGCGCTCTAATGCCGGAAAATCCAGCGCGCTGAACACGCTGACCAACCAGAAAAACCTGGCACGAACCAGTAAAACGCCGGGCCGTACTCAGTTGATTAACCTGTTCCAAGTGGCAGACGGCGTGCGTTTGGTCGATCTTCCCGGCTACGGCTATGCCGAAGTGCCGGAGCAAATGAAGATCAAATGGCAACGTGCGCTCGGTGAATACCTGCAAAAGCGTAACAGCCTCAAGGGTCTGGTTGTGCTGATGGATATTCGCCATCCGCTGAAAGATCTCGATCAACAAATGATTCAGTGGGCAGTTGATGTCGAGCTTCCCGTTTTAGTGCTGCTGACCAAAGCCGATAAGTTGGCTTCAGGCGCACGTAAGACACAGTTGAATAGGGTTCGCGAGGCTGTCTTGCCATTTATGGGTGATATTCAGGTCGAAGCATTTTCATCACTGAAAAAACTTGGCGTCGATAAACTACAGCAGAAATTAGACAACTGGTTCAGCACGCTGCCACACGCTGAAGAAGAACAAGCAGCGGAATAA